The DNA sequence GCAGATAACACAAGTAGTTGTTGTAGAGGATCGGTAGTCTCCATAGCTTGGGAAAGAACGTCAAAGCCTTCTGAAGATCCTGCAAGTCCTGCGCCGATGATAGCGCTTTTCCTAGTCTGGGGATCTGAAGAGCGTATGCCTTCTTTCAGACAATCTTCTCCAATTTTTCTTAAAACAAAGAAATCATGATCTACATAGGTGTCTAAAGCTTGAAGGTAAATGTTTAATGCTTGCTGTACAGATTGTGTGCTTATATATAGAATTTTATGGCTTATAGACTCAGGAAACTTTGCTAGAAGAGACAGAGGGAGGCTAGAAAACAAAAGTCCAAGGAGAGTTAGGCGGAATAGTCCCATAAATCAATGTTAAACTCCTCTAGCAAGTATTTCAGTGTTTGGATAGGGAGACCTTGAATATTGTAAAAACATCCATGGATCTTCTTGAAAATCAAACCCCCACCGTTACAGAGATCATAGGCGCCGCAATTACTCAAGGTTCCAACAGTTTCTATATAAGACTCTAGACGATGATCAGGAATCATGGTCAATGAGACTTCAGAACTTTCAGATCCCTTCAGGAGTTTCTTATTATGCAATACAACAAGGCTAGTGATCACTGTGTGTGTTTGATTTCGTAAAGTCTTTAGCATATCGATAGCTTCTACCTTGTCTTGAGGCTTATTAAAAATATGACCCTCGTAAACAACAATAGTATCAGCTGTGATAATGATACAGTCAGAATCAGAACTAAGCGCGGAAACAGCGTATGCTTTTTGTGTCGCAAGTTTTTGCGTATAGGCAATAGGGTCTCCACAGAAAGCTACCTTCCGTTCGTCAAAATTTGGAGAAACCACAGTAAAAGGAAATCGAAAATCTTCTAAAATAGCTTTTCTTCTTCTTGAAGAAGATCCTAAAACTAAAGGGAGCAACATAGAATAAGATTCCTTAAGAGCTTTTTTTATGCT is a window from the Chlamydia serpentis genome containing:
- a CDS encoding Maf family nucleotide pyrophosphatase encodes the protein MLLPLVLGSSSRRRKAILEDFRFPFTVVSPNFDERKVAFCGDPIAYTQKLATQKAYAVSALSSDSDCIIITADTIVVYEGHIFNKPQDKVEAIDMLKTLRNQTHTVITSLVVLHNKKLLKGSESSEVSLTMIPDHRLESYIETVGTLSNCGAYDLCNGGGLIFKKIHGCFYNIQGLPIQTLKYLLEEFNIDLWDYSA